The Lycium barbarum isolate Lr01 chromosome 12, ASM1917538v2, whole genome shotgun sequence genome includes a region encoding these proteins:
- the LOC132621274 gene encoding callose synthase 11-like codes for MNLRQRPPFTRGRGDHARPRIEPYNIIPIHNLLADHPSLRYPEVRAASAALRAVGDLPLPPFMPWGDNKDLMDWLGQFFGFQDDNVKNQRENLVLHLANAQMRIHPPLATPDRLDYGVLRQFRQKLLKNYSSWCSYLGKKSQVKLPRRQSPELSRRELLYVCLYLLIWGEAANLRFAPECLCYIYHHMAMEMNYIVDGHIDENTGQAYVPFTFKQFGFLDKVVTPIYNTIRDEVKRSRNGTAPHSAWRNYDDINEYFWTRKCFRRLKWPLDLSSAFLDTTVGRRVGKTGFVEQRTFWNIFRSFDRLWVLLILFFQAAVIVAWQGTDYPWQALEKRDVQVQLLTIFITWAGLRFIQSILDAGTQYSLVSRDTMWIGVRMVLKSIVAVTWAVVFGVFYARIWRQRNSDRRWSYEANQRIFTFLEAALVFVAPELLALVLFILPWLRNVIEKTNWPIFYLLTWWFHTRIFVGRGLREGLINNIKYTLFWIAVLASKFVFSYAFQIRPLLGPTRALLNIKNAKYKWREFFGSTNELATVLLWIPVVLIYLVDLQIWYTIYSAIVGGTVGLFSHIGEIRNIKQLRLRFQFFASAMQFNLMPEIQTIDDTATLVHKLRNAIHRIKLRYGLGSPYKKIESSQVDATRFALIWNEIIITLREEDFVSDHELELMELPPNCWDIKVIRWPCFLLCNELLLALSHASELADAPDGWVWFRICKNEYRRCAVIEAYDSIKYLLLEIIKYDTEEHSIVTALFHDIDDCIHFEKFTKAYKMTLLPRIHEKLVSLIELLLRPEPDLRDIVNVLQALYEVSVREFPRVKKRTEQLMQEGLAPTNPDTGLLFENVIEFPDIQDAFFYRQLRRLQTILTSRDSMQYVPRNKEARRRIAFFSNSLFMNMPRAPQVEKMMAFSVLTPYYDEEVLFGKESLRSPNEDGVSTIFYLQRIYDDEWENFMERMRKEGMQDEEEIWNTKSREIRQWASYRGQTLSRTVRGMMYYYKALKMLSFLDSASEVDIRHGSQEIASLGSLNQNNHLNGLSSGMLQTSRNLHRSSSSVTLLFKGHELGAALMKFTYVVTCQVYGSQKKKGDRRAEEILNLMKHNEALRIAYVDEVYLGRNEVEYYSVLVKYDQQLKEEVEIYRIKLPGPLKLGEGKPENQNHAIIFTRGEAVQTIDMNQDNYFEEALKMRNLLEEFKENYGIRKPTILGVRENIFTGSVSSLAWFMSAQETSFVTLGQRVLADPLKVRMHYGHPDVFDRFWFLSRGGISKASKVINISEDIFAGFNCTLRGGNVTHHEYIQVGKGRDVGLNQIAMFEAKVASGNGEQVLSRDVYRLGHRLDFFRMLSFFYTTVGFFFNNMIVVVMVFTFLWGRLYLALSGVEEYASRNASNNKALGSILNQQFVIQLGLFTALPMIVENSLEHGFLPAVWDFVTMQLQLASLFFTYSMGTRAHFFGRTILHGGAKYRATGRGFVVERKSFGENYRLYSRSHFVKAIELGVILVVYASHSPVTKDTFVYIAMTISSWFLVVSWITSPFVFNPSGFDWLKTVYDFDDFMHWIWYNRGVFEKADHSWETWWYEEQDHLRTTGLWGKLLEIILDLRFFFFQYGIVYQLRIAGGKTSIGVYLLSWIIMVAVVAIYIAIAYAKDKYAMNKHIYYRMMQLLVILLTVLVIAMLLRFTRFTWFDLITSLLAFIPTGWGLIQIAVVLRPFLQSTLVWSTVVSLARLYDMMLGLIVMAPLALLSWMPGFQSMQTRILFNEAFSRGLQISRILTGKTS; via the coding sequence ATGAATCTCCGGCAACGGCCACCATTCACGCGCGGTCGTGGTGATCACGCGCGGCCCCGTATCGAGCCGTACAACATAATCCCCATCCATAACTTGCTGGCTGACCACCCTTCACTTCGTTACCCTGAAGTACGCGCCGCTTCAGCTGCTCTACGCGCCGTCGGGGATCTCCCGTTGCCACCATTCATGCCATGGGGTGACAACAAGGACTTAATGGACTGGCTTGGACAATTTTTCGGGTTTCAAGATGATAATGTAAAGAATCAAAGGGAAAACCTAGTTCTTCATTTGGCTAATGCTCAAATGCGCATTCATCCACCACTTGCCACACCTGACCGTCTTGATTATGGTGTTTTAAGGCAGTTCAGGCAGAAGTTGTTGAAGAATTACTCATCTTGGTGTTCATATCTTGGTAAAAAGTCACAAGTTAAGTTACCAAGAAGGCAAAGTCCAGAACTTTCAAGACGTGAGCTTTTGTATGTATGTCTTTATTTGTTGATTTGGGGTGAGGCTGCTAATCTACGTTTTGCTCCTGAGTGTTTATgttatatatatcatcatatGGCTATGGAAATGAATTATATTGTTGATGGTCATATTGATGAGAATACTGGACAAGCTTATGTTCCTTTTACTTTTAAACAGTTTGGTTTCTTGGATAAAGTTGTAACTCCTATTTATAATACAATTAGAGATGAAGTCAAGAGGAGTAGAAATGGGACTGCCCCTCATTCAGCTTGGAGGaattatgatgatataaatgagtatttttggactaggaagtGTTTTAGGAGGTTGAAATGGCCTCTTGACTTGTCGAGTGCTTTTCTGGATACTACTGTAGGTAGGAGAGTTGGTAAGACAGGGTTTGTTGAGCAGAGGACTTTCTGGAATATATTTAGGAGCTTTGATAGGTTGTgggtgttgttgatattgttcttTCAGGCTGCTGTTATTGTTGCTTGGCAAGGCACAGATTATCCGTGGCAGGCTTTGGAAAAGAGGGATGTGCAAGTGCAGTTGCTTACTATCTTCATAACTTGGGCTGGTTTGAGGTTTATACAGTCAATCCTTGATGCTGGAACTCAGTATAGTTTAGTTTCCAGGGATACGATGTGGATAGGTGTGAGAATGGTATTGAAAAGCATAGTTGCTGTGACATGGGCAGTTGTGTTTGGGGTGTTCTATGCCAGGATTTGGAGGCAGAGGAATTCTGATAGGAGGTGGTCATATGAGGCGAACCAAAGGATCTTCACATTTCTTGAGGCTGCTTTGGTGTTTGTCGCCCCAGAGTTGTTAGCTCTTGTCCTTTTCATTCTCCCATGGCTACGAAATGTGATTGAAAAAACAAACTGGCCAATTTTTTACTTACTAACATGGTGGTTCCACACCAggatatttgtgggtcgtgggctCAGAGAAGGGCTTATTAATAACATAAAGTACACATTGTTCTGGATTGCAGTATTGGCTTCCAAATTTGTCTTCAGTTATGCCTTTCAAATAAGGCCACTGCTTGGTCCTACGCGAGCTCTTTTGAATATAAAAAATGCGAAGTACAAGTGGCGTGAATTTTTCGGTAGCACCAATGAGCTAGCGACTGTTTTGTTGTGGATTCCAGTTGTTCTAATTTATCTAGTTGACCTGCAGATTTGGTACACTATATATTCCGCTATTGTAGGAGGAACAGTTGGGTTGTTCTCACATATAGGTGAAATTAGGAACATTAAACAGCTCAGACTCAGATTCCAGTTCTTTGCAAGTGCAATGCAGTTCAATCTGATGCCCGAGATTCAGACTATAGATGATACGGCCACCCTGGTTCACAAGCTTCGGAATGCAATACATCGGATTAAGTTAAGATATGGACTTGGAAGCCCATACAAGAAGATTGAATCGAGCCAGGTGGATGCAACTAGGTTTGCCTTAATATGGAATGAGATCATCATAACTCTGAGGGAGGAAGACTTCGTGAGCGATCATGAGCTGGAGCTTATGGAGTTGCCACCAAACTGTTGGGATATTAAGGTTATTCGTTGGCCGTGTTTTCTCTTGTGCAACGAGTTGCTTCTTGCTCTCAGCCATGCAAGCGAGCTGGCAGATGCACCTGACGGATGGGTTTGGTTTAGGATATGCAAGAATGAGTATAGGAGGTGTGCAGTGATTGAGGCTTATGACAGCATCAAATACTTGCTACTAGAGATCATAAAATATGACACTGAAGAGCATTCAATAGTCACTGCACTTTTCCATGATATTGATGATTGCATTCACTTTGAAAAATTTACTAAAGCCTACAAGATGACCCTCTTGCCACGCATTCATGAAAAGTTGGTGTCTCTTATTGAGCTTTTGCTCAGGCCAGAGCCGGATTTGCGTGATATTGTCAATGTATTACAGGCCTTGTATGAGGTTTCCGTTAGGGAATTTCCAAGGGTGAAGAAGAGAACAGAACAACTGATGCAGGAAGGTCTTGCTCCTACAAATCCAGATACGGGGCTTCTTTTTGAAAACGTGATTGAGTTTCCTGATATTCAAGATGCTTTCTTCTACAGGCAGCTGCGCCGTTTGCAGACAATTCTTACTTCCAGAGATTCAATGCAGTATGTTCCAAGAAATAAGGAAGCAAGAAGGCGTATTGCTTTCTTCAGTAACTCTCTTTTTATGAATATGCCACGAGCTCCCCAGGTAGAGAAGATGATGGCCTTCAGCGTCTTGACCCCTTACTACGATGAGGAAGTtctgtttggcaaagaaagtCTTAGGAGTCCTAATGAAGATGGAGTATCCACCATATTTTATCTGCAGAGGATTTATGATGATGAGTGGGAGAATTTCATGGAACGGATGCGTAAAGAAGGAATGCAGGATGAGGAGGAGATATGGAACACTAAATCAAGGGAGATCCGTCAATGGGCGTCGTACAGGGGCCAGACTCTGTCCCGTACTGTAAGAGGCATGATGTATTATTACAAGGCTCTCAAGATGCTTTCCTTCCTTGATTCTGCTTCAGAGGTCGATATAAGGCATGGCTCACAAGAAATTGCTTCACTAGGTTCATTGAACCAAAATAATCACCTGAACGGGTTAAGCTCTGGCATGTTACAAACTTCTCGAAATCTTCACAGATCAAGTAGCAGCGTCACCCTTCTTTTTAAAGGACACGAGCTTGGTGCTGCTCTTATGAAATTCACTTATGTGGTGACCTGCCAGGTGTATGGTTCTCAGAAGAAGAAGGGTGATCGACGTGCTGAGGAGATCCTAAATTTGATGAAGCATAATGAGGCCCTCCGAATTGCTTATGTAGATGAGGTTTACCTGGGAAGGAATGAAGTAGAGTACTATTCTGTTCTAGTGAAGTATGATCAACAACTGAAGGAAGAAGTGGAAATTTATCGCATAAAGTTGCCTGGTCCTCTGAAACTTGGGGAGGGTAAGCCGGAGAATCAGAACCATGCCATTATCTTCACCAGAGGTGAAGCAGTTCAGACCATAGACATGAATCAAGACAATTACTTTGAAGAGGCACTTAAGATGCGGAATCTATTGGAGGAATTCAAGGAGAATTATGGTATAAGGAAGCCCACCATTCTGGGAGTTCGTGAAAATATCTTTACTGGTTCTGTGTCATCTCTTGCTTGGTTCATGTCTGCCCAGGAGACAAGTTTTGTGACTCTGGGGCAACGCGTTCTTGCCGATCCTCTCAAGGTACGGATGCACTATGGTCATCCAGATGTCTTTGACAGGTTCTGGTTCTTGTCCAGGGGTGGCATCAGCAAGGCTTCCAAGGTGATTAATATAAGTGAGGATATATTTGCTGGATTCAATTGTACCTTGCGAGGTGGCAATGTTACCCACCATGAATACATACAAGTGGGTAAGGGAAGGGATGTTGGATTGAATCAGATCGCCATGTTTGAGGCTAAGGTTGCTAGTGGCAATGGTGAACAGGTTTTGAGCAGAGATGTATACAGGTTGGGTCATAGACTAGATTTCTTTCGCATGCTTTCATTCTTCTACACGACTGTTGgcttcttcttcaacaacatGATAGTGGTAGTAATGGTCTTTACATTTTTGTGGGGGCGCCTTTATCTTGCACTCAGTGGTGTTGAGGAGTACGCCAGCAGAAATGCCAGCAACAACAAAGCACTTGGTTCAATTTTGAATCAGCAGTTTGTTATCCAGCTTGGTTTGTTCACTGCCCTCCCTATGATTGTGGAGAACTCTTTGGAGCATGGTTTCCTTCCGGCAGTCTGGGATTTTGTAACTATGCAACTGCAGCTTGCCTCACTATTTTTCACATACTCAATGGGAACCCGTGCACATTTCTTTGGTAGGACCATTCTGCATGGCGGAGCAAAGTACCGAGCAACTGGACGCGGTTTTGTTGTGGAGCGCAAGAGCTTTGGTGAGAACTATCGACTATATTCTCGCAGCCACTTTGTCAAAGCAATTGAACTTGGAGTTATCCTGGTTGTGTATGCGTCACATAGCCCCGTGACTAAAGATACCTTTGTGTATATAGCTATGACTATATCAAGTTGGTTCCTTGTCGTGTCATGGATAACATCTCCCTTTGTGTTCAATCCCTCTGGGTTTGACTGGTTAAAAACTGTGTATGACTTTGATGATTTCATGCATTGGATTTGGTACAATCGAGGAGTTTTTGAAAAAGCAGATCATAGTTGGGAGACATGGTGGTATGAAGAACAGGACCACTTGAGAACTACTGGCCTATGGGGAAAGTTGCTTGAGATTATTTTAGATCTtcgtttcttcttctttcaatatGGAATTGTGTATCAATTACGCATTGCTGGTGGTAAAACCAGTATTGGTGTTTACTTGCTGTCTTGGATTATTATGGTTGCTGTTGTGGCAATTTACATTGCCATTGCTTATGCAAAGGACAAATATGCTATGAATAAGCACATATATTATCGAATGATGCAGTTGCTTGTCATTCTGCTCACGGTATTGGTGATTGCTATGTTGTTGAGGTTCACCCGGTTTACGTGGTTTGATTTGATCACAAGTTTGTTGGCATTTATTCCAACTGGATGGGGCTTAATCCAAATTGCCGTAGTGCTCCGGCCCTTTTTGCAGTCTACTTTGGTTTGGAGCACTGTTGTGTCCTTGGCTCGGCTATATGACATGATGCTTGGGCTAATTGTTATGGCTCCTCTGGCATTGTTATCATGGATGCCTGGTTTTCAATCCATGCAGACAAGGATATTATTTAATGAAGCTTTCAGCAGGGGCCTTCAGATATCTCGTATCCTCACGGGAAAAACTTCATAA
- the LOC132624571 gene encoding uncharacterized protein LOC132624571 has translation MATKYFHFRWKIGGILVSEVGPTFVGGRTEHSFNIDFDHLSIPELVHLAKEFGVINLGTTYIAPKGGCGPVSQHVIGGAGDNLSKPNGDRESASLFIPYPPLVNTTPTTSLDLENPSSPNCVEGAEANTSGAFASSDFAAKNPTGDVDNSEEEDAVNGSDSELSDDYGSDVHEELRVVREDLREYKKNKATRAAKDRPDGFLGEAEVDEGYEDIDSERTNLRGYLGGDDDEPYYDSSDVDSFASESEGEDVSDDEQVEGGTELRARRKTNRVVYDPDCEKVIWQVGQVFQNVKEFREALTKYALKKGVQLDKKKNDTRRVRVKCKEGCPWMIYASKESRSTNFTVKAYNPRHKCHWTNINFLCNSKFLSKHYKERITSQPTIKGWEIQDLVRKDFGIYVGKSVCLKTRKIVLREVMGDHIAEFGRLFDYRDVLLQTNPGSTCVVNVIDKEDGNKEFKNFYICFAAMKLGFMGGCRRCIGLDGCFLKGICKGQLLVAVAKDGNNQMFPIAWAVTGTETKDTWRWFMRILQDDLQLGDGTEVTIISDMQKGLVSAVEEVLPACEHRMCARHILSNWAQNWRGIKRRKKFWKCVRSTFEAELKTRLNELDQLGRGIVEDLISYNKERWCKVYFKEFSKCDSVDNNMSESFNAWILSARHKTIVSMLEEIRIKVMNKIAKMRAFSETWVDGISPMALKVFNVNVEKSMNCTLHWNGDCGFEIKEGLGTHIVQLAREYCSYRSWQLKGIPCAHAITAMHYRRIDPSENIVHWYRQETYLRAYSHFIQPVPSMIMWPDSTNPKIEPPEVKQMPGRPRKCRRKEIGEVRRAGKLTKRGIAMTCSGCKSSTHNIRSCPSRPPTASATTFAPSRRKYSVPPTASATSKSKYSRPPTVDATSKRKYSRPPKAARSTRAANAGATAPPTTPATSKRKYTKPPVPPRPKATTKVNASQQSSTGSTRKNSVHDTQDASTSMGGGRTKYKRPRVVGQGVFVSESGYKCVNQGMPSSRLVSTPKAMNSALVTGDIGYKPSKGFKWKGTKAVIQRQLQVQSANHRIQTRSKALGVQTRSRKGKSPMK, from the exons ATGGCTACTAAGTACTTTCATTTTAGATGGAAAATTGGTGGTATATTGGTGAGTGAAGTGGGGCCTACTTTTGTTGGGGGTAGGACAGAACATTCTTTTAACATTGATTTTGATCATTTGTCTATTCCTGAGCTAGTACATCTTGCTAAAGAATTTGGGGTGATTAATTTAGGGACCACTTATATTGCACCTAAGGGGG GATGTGGGCCTGTCAGCCAGCATGTGATTGGTGGGGCTGGTGATAATTTATCAAAGCCAAATGGGGATAGGGAATCTGCCAGTTTATTTATTCCCTATCCACCACTAGTTAATACAACACCAACTACAAGTCTAGATCTAGAAAATCCTTCTTCTCCAAACTGTGTTGAAGGGGCTGAAGCAAATACCAGTGGTGCTTTTGCTAGTAGTGATTTTGCTGCTAAGAATCCCACTGGTGATGTAGACAATTCTGAGGAAGAAGATGCAGTAAATGGGTCTGATTCTGAACTGTCTGATGATTATGGGAGTGATGTTCATGAAGAACTTAGGGTGGTGAGAGAAGATTTAAGAGAATACAAAAAAAACAAAGCTACTAGGGCTGCTAAGGATAGACCAGATGGGTTTTTAGGTGAGGCTGAAGTGGATGAAGGTTATGAAGACATTGATAGTGAGAGAACAAATCTAAGGGGTTATTTGggaggtgatgatgatgagccATATTATGACTCATCAGATGTAGATAGTTTTGCTTCTGAATCTGAGGGTGAAGATGTTAGTGATGATGAACAAGTTGAAGGAGGGACTGAATTGAGGGCAAGGAGGAAGACAAATAGGGTTGTGTATGATCCAGATTGTGAGAAAGTCATTTGGCAGGTTGGTCAAGTATTTCAAAATGTCAAAGAATTCAGAGAAGCTTTGACCAAATATGCTCTAAAGAAAGGTGTCCAGCTGGATAAGAAGAAGAATGACACAAGAAGGGTGAGGGTGAAGTGCAAAGAAGGTTGTCCTTGGATGATATATGCTAGCAAGGAAAGTAGGAGTACAAACTTCACAGTCAAGGCCTACAATCCTAGACACAAATGCCATTGGACCAACATCAACTTCCTTTGCAATTCTAAATTTCTGTCCAAGCATTATAAGGAGAGAATCACTTCCCAACCTACAATTAAAGGGTGGGAAATACAAGACTTGGTTAGGAAagattttggtatatatgttgggAAATCTGTCtgtttgaaaacaaggaagattgTTTTGAGAGAAGTCATGGGAGATCATATTGCTGAGTTTGGTAGACTCTTTGACTACAGGGATGTGCTGCTACAAACTAATCCTGGCAGCACATGTGTTGTGAATGTAATAGACAAGGAAGATGGTAACAAAGAATTCAAAAATTTCTATATTTGTTTCGCTGCAATGAAATTGGGGTTCATGGGAGGTTGTAGGAGGTGTATAGGCCTAGATGGTTGTTTTCTGAAGGGTATTTGCAAGGGCCAGTTACTTGTAGCAGTTGCTAAAGATGGAAACAATCAAATGTTTCCAATAGCATGGGCTGTTACTGGAACTGAGACAAAGGATACATGGAGATGGTTTATGAGAATCCTCCAGGATGACTTGCAACTTGGAGATGGGACTGAGGTCACTATAATTAGTGACATGCAAAAG GGTCTGGTTAGTGCTGTTGAAGAAGTACTTCCTGCTTGTGAGCACAGAATGTGTGCTAGACACATTCTGTCTAACTGGGCCCAAAATTGGAGAGGTATTAAGAGGAGGAAAAAATTCTGGAAGTGTGTTAGGTCAACATTTGAGGCAGAACTGAAAACCAGGCTGAATGAGTTAGATCAGTTGGGTAGGGGTATTGTTGaagaccttatttcatacaacaAAGAAAGGTGGTGCAAAGTGTATTTCAaagaattttcaaaatgtgaTAGTGTGGACAACAATATGTCAGAATCTTTTAATGCTTGGATACTGTCAGCTAGACACAAGACAATTGTGTCAATGTTagaagaaattagaatcaaggtGATGAATAAGATAGCTAAGATGAGGGCATTTTCTGAAACTTGGGTTGATGGGATATCACCAATGGCATTGAAAGTGTTCAATGTTAATGTTGAGAAGTCAATGAACTGTACACTTCACTGGAATGGAGACTGTGGCTTTGAAATTAAAGAGGGGTTAGGTACTCATATTGTTCAACTGGCAAGGGAATATTGCAGCTACAGGTCATGGCAACTAAAAGGTATCCCTTGTGCACATGCCATAACAGCTATGCACTATAGGAGAATTGATCCAAGTGAGAATATTGTACATTGGTACAGACAAGAGACCTATTTAAGGGCTTATTCTCACTTCATACAGCCTGTTCCAAGCATGATTATGTGGCCAGACAGTACAAACCCAAAGATAGAGCCTCCGGAAGTCAAACAAATGCCTGGCAGGCCAAGAAAGTGCAGAAGAAAGGAGATAGGAGAAGTGAGAAGGGCTGGAAAGTTGACAAAAAGAGGGATAGCCATGACATGCTCTGGTTGCAAGTCTAGTACACATAACATAAGAAGTTGTCCTTCAAGGCCTCCAACTGCATCAGCAACAACTTTTGCCCCTTCTAGGAGGAAATACTCAGTGCCACCAACTGCATCAGCAACTTCCAAGAGCAAATACTCAAGGCCACCAACTGTTGATGCAACTTCCAAGAGGAAATACTCAAGGCCACCAAAAGCAGCAAGATCAACAAGAGCAGCAAATGCAGGAGCAACTGCTCCTCCAACTACACCAGCAACTTCCAAGAGGAAATACACAAAGCCACCAGTCCCTCCAAGGCCTAAAGCAACTACAAAG GTTAATGCTTCCCAGCAGTCATCAACTGGAAGTACAAGAAAAAATAGTGTTCATGACACTCAAGATGCATCTACAAGCATGGGAGGGGGCAGGACTAAGTACAAGAGGCCAAGGGTTGTTGGACAGGGTGTATTTGTGTCCGAGTCTGGATACAAATGTGTTAAT CAAGGAATGCCTAGCAGCAGGTTGGTGTCCACACCTAAGGCAATGAATTCAGCCTTGGTCACAGGTGATATTGGATACAAACCCAGCAAAGGATTTAAGTGGAAAGGAACAAAAGCAGTTATACAAAGACAACTCCAAGTGCAAAGTGCTAATCATAGAATCCAAACAAGATCAAAGGCTCTTGGAGTTCAAACAAGATCAAGAAAAGGAAAATCTCCAATGAAGTAG